One region of Oxalobacteraceae bacterium OTU3CAMAD1 genomic DNA includes:
- a CDS encoding glycosyltransferase, which yields MSQPAVSVVIPVFNAGIFLREAVLSVLGQQALDGQSLPVFEVVVVDDRSTDPATRLVLDEVGAWPMVSVLRNHHSKGAAGARNTGIEAARGEWIAFLDADDVWFPHSLAQRWQVQRQHPEAHWIAGKISLLRPGAEGFAPLAELTAACPASPSPAPVQRLRRPVAELARDCIVIPTTTLIRQRLLVAKGLFDERLRRAEDYHLWFRCALDNDLWMVTEEVAYYRIHPASLTHGDAPRFLLEDNMLLMLMNMPAWRSYRALLIGRLDMVMQDHCYFYRGRRRYTAALRCAARWIRLRPFHPAAWKELLASGLRAG from the coding sequence ATGTCGCAACCCGCCGTATCGGTCGTTATCCCGGTGTTCAACGCCGGCATTTTTTTGCGCGAAGCGGTGCTGTCCGTACTGGGACAGCAGGCCCTGGACGGGCAGTCGCTGCCGGTGTTCGAAGTGGTGGTCGTGGACGACCGCAGCACCGATCCGGCGACACGCCTTGTACTCGACGAGGTGGGCGCCTGGCCGATGGTTTCCGTGTTGCGTAATCACCACTCGAAGGGCGCGGCCGGCGCCCGCAACACCGGCATCGAGGCCGCGCGCGGCGAATGGATCGCCTTCCTCGACGCCGACGACGTGTGGTTTCCGCACTCGCTGGCGCAGCGCTGGCAGGTGCAGCGCCAGCACCCGGAGGCGCACTGGATCGCCGGCAAGATCAGCCTGCTGCGCCCCGGCGCCGAGGGCTTCGCGCCGCTGGCCGAACTGACCGCCGCCTGCCCGGCGTCGCCGTCGCCCGCACCGGTGCAAAGGTTGCGCCGGCCGGTCGCCGAGTTGGCGCGGGACTGCATCGTCATTCCGACCACCACCCTGATACGCCAGCGCCTGCTGGTGGCCAAGGGCTTGTTCGACGAGCGCCTGCGGCGCGCCGAGGATTACCACCTGTGGTTCCGCTGCGCGCTCGACAACGATCTGTGGATGGTGACGGAGGAGGTGGCCTACTACCGCATCCACCCGGCCAGCCTGACCCACGGCGACGCGCCGCGCTTCCTGCTGGAGGACAACATGCTGCTGATGTTGATGAACATGCCGGCCTGGCGCTCCTACCGCGCGTTGCTGATCGGCCGCCTGGACATGGTGATGCAGGACCATTGCTACTTCTATCGCGGTCGCCGCCGCTACACCGCCGCGTTGCGCTGCGCGGCGCGCTGGATACGGTTGCGGCCGTTCCATCCGGCGGCGTGGAAGGAGCTGCTGGCCAGCGGTTTGCGCGCCGGCTGA